ACAGTggtaagaaataattaaaagaatgatGACCCCCGTTTATTGTCCAGTTTTATATTATGGTATagctataattataataataaggCATGAGAACTGGGGCACCATATTCTATATAATCccacattttatatacataaagtaaAAGTTACTCATGCTACCTCCCTAACATGGTTTGAGGTATGTCAACTGCCCCAAGGTGGGTTTTGATGATCTCTCAGTTCTGTCCTCgagtttcttcatcttcttcctgtACAGTTTAAATATGATGGTATTTAAACTTGATGGGTGAATGAAGTTGTgttgttttttatgtttattttccttacttGTAAACATTTTTCCAGTCTCTAAAGAAGATCATAGCAAAAGGAGCAGTTTTGTTTGTGTACTTCTAAGCCATGGGGATGAAGGAATAATTTTTGGAACCAATGGACCTGTTGACCTGAAAAAACTAACAGGTTTCTTCAGAGGGGATTACTGTCGAAGTCTGACTGGAAAACCCAAACTTTTCATTATTCAGGTAATTTATACCTAAACAACTTAGTTATTGAGGATTAATTAGGGATTAATTTGCTCTTTTGTGGATTAGccaatggatttattttttttcccctgaagctACCGAActactttaacttttttattcatttaaactaTCACTTACAAGATAGAGAATAAATATTCCTTTTAGACTTGAATCAAAAAGATTCCTCATTTAACATCCATGTTTACCCAGCCTTTACATTTCTTAGAAATAAcaattatatgtatacacacataatggtttttaataaattttttttaagtagtccacacccagcatggagcccggcatggggcttgaactcacaaccttgaggacaagacctgagatcaagagtcaaaagcttaaccaactgagccatgcaggcacccttaaatgcttattttctaaCTGCTAGGCCTGCCGAGGCACAGACCTGGACTGCGGTATTGAGACGGACAGTGGCGCCGAGGACGACATGGCCTGTCAGAAAATACCAGTTGAAGCGGACTTCCTGTATGCCTATTCCACGGCCCCTGGTAAGACAGTTACCAATAACAGACGTTACCTGGAGAGTCTAAACACAGAGCAAGTGTTCCAAAGGTTTCCAAGGTTTTCACATTCATAAACAGCTAACGGGTCTGTATTTTAAGGTAACAGAAGTGTCAGAAAGTCATCTTTAAGCAAAGTTTGGCTGGAAGGTGTGCATTTATAAGaaagtgggaggatggggtaaccgggtgatgggcatgacggagggcacgtattgtgatgagcactgggtgttacgtacaactaatgaatcgttgaacactacatcaaaaactaatgatgtactgtatgttgtctaactgaatgtattaaaaataaaataagaggggcgcctgggtggctcagtgggttgaagcctctgtctttggctcaggtcatgatcccagggtcctgggattgagcccccacccccctttgggctctttgctcagcggggagcctgcttcccgcccccccgcctgcctctctgcctacttgtgatctctgtctaccaaataaataaatcatcttaaaaaataaaaaattaaattaaaaaataagaaagcatacATCCACAGTGTCCTCCATGAACTTAATGCCAGatattataatattgtatattgtatattgtaatATAGGGGATGAATTGTAATCTTATGATACGGTATGGTATGTGCTATATTGTCACATTTTCCAGGAATTCCTTGGaagatggaaaataataaaaataaacctggATAGTGTGTGAGAGGGTAGAGTGGAATGGGGGAAAAGAAATAGGTTATTCCATATTATTGCAGTTGTGTTGTACCTGTCCTCCTATAAATAAGTATTGATTGACTgtgcaatttatttattatacagcTAACTCGGGGTGACACAAAGTTTGGAAATAGAGGacaaatgtatatttaaagaatgttacatttttaaatatgctcaatatgatttctttttaacctCAAGACAGTTCCAAGTAAAGTACTTCCGAATTAGAAGCAATAGATCCGAGAGTTAATCTGAGAAAAAGTACAATGGATACattgtgttctctttttttagagtttttgaaTATTCTGTAATGTCTTTATCATACTTCGTCTGGATGCCTTGTAGACAAATTTAGGACATGcaaatgtgtgtatacataagCAGTTGATGTCTGGGGTGAATCAGTAATCTGATGGCAATATCATGCCTCTTAAAATGGTGTCTCTTACACGTTTGTCCCTGCATCTTTCACatgtttccctcttcctccctatGAGAAGGGAAACCCAAACAAGAGAACTCGCCATGATTCAGCGGGGAAGGTAGCTCACACTCTTTTTTCCTTACCAAAAGGAGAGGTGTATGCACAATgccaaccccacccccagcatcatCTCCCCTGAAACAAGAGGaggtgtttatttcctttttatggctggtAATGCATGTGGATCTTTGTGCTTGTTTTTACCTTTGTGATTATACATAATCTATAAAATCAGATACTCATGGTACTTGGGTTGTTACTCTGCCTTGTAGGTTACTATTCCTGGCGAAACTCAAAGGACGGATCCTGGTTCATCCAGTCACTCTGCACAATGCTGAAACTGTATGCTCACAAGCTTGAGTTTATGCACATTCTTACCCGGGTTAACCGAAAGGTAGCCACAGAATTTGAGTCCTTTTCTCTTGACTCTGCTTTTCATGGAAAGAAACAGATTCCATGTATTGTGTCTATGCTCACAAAAGAACTGTATCTTTACCActaaagatggatggatggtgtttttggtttttttattttattttttattttgtttagttcaTATGCCAAGTGAGGAAATGGTTTAACTGATCctgtattttcctctcattttaatCTAATCGAATACTTCACAGGGTACTTTGGAACCTGCTACTTTCCTAGCAATAAAACTATGAGGCTACCTCACACTCAGAATCAGGTAGCCGAAATTGAATTTaattaggaataaataaaaatggatagtAGTACAATCGTTGTGAGAGGAAATGTTTCTAAATCAACTGCCCTGAAAATTAACAAGTTTCAGTGATGCTGTTATGAATTTTTGAGTAATCATGAAAGAGGTTAAACACTGTAATTATAAATTTCAATGATCTTAACATGCTTCTCTATGAGAGTATGTACTCTGATTTTTGTCAAACCACAGACATGCTAATGGGGAATAATGTATCCTAGAATGTGGGGCTCCGTGGGCAGGGTCAAAGTCCTAAAGACCTACCTTGATTTTAGAATCAGGATTTGGAGACCAGTCAATTgtattttttggtaatttgtcTGAGAGCATGGTTTTGTGATGTTGGGCCCAAGCATGTCTTTGTTGCAAAAAGTCATGTTTAGTATTGAAAAGGAAACTAAATATTTTGCCAGAGGAATTGTGAGCAAATCTCGTTGACTCTCGCGAGGAATTTAGCTAAATGCAACATCAAGAAGGGGTAGGCAGAGTTAGAACTGCAAGGTGCAGAGATGCAGCTATCCGCCAGCACCCAAATCCTGTCCTTTGTGCCTGAGCCAAATCTGTTGAGCTTCACATGCCAGCAAAATATGTGAAGAGGTGTTATGTAAAAACCTCACACTGTCGATCACGCTGCTAGTAGCGTGAATTAAAGAAACTCTACAGGAATGCACTAAAATACAACTTACTTAGTAACCTGTGAAATGCCatgaaaaacaataaatcaaTCAGCTGGGCACTCCGTCATTAGAAGATGGTCTGAGCCTGAGCAGAGACACTGTGGGCACAGCCTGTGTGATGAGGGCAGAGCCCTGGACCGGCTTTGGGAAAAGGCCCGCTAGCTAGTTTTTCCGTATGGACTAGTGTGCGTGGAAGATACCCCCCGACCCAAGGCAGGAATCTCCAAGAGAGCTAACCAACTCAGAAATTTCTGAGGTGGAAATTTTCCAAAGGTGCTAAGAATCACAGCAGAAACCATAGCACATTTTATGGTACAGTTTTTAAGCGTGTTATTTTCTGTTGAAGTTTACAGTCAAAGGTacaaaaaatgataattataatgATGTCCCGTTCATTGAATGAAAGGCCCTTGGCACACAGGACCTTAGAAATTACCagtctcccctctcctctggtgCCTGGGGAAGCAGCCTCCACCATGGAGGCCCACCCCGCAGGCGGCCTCCCTCAGGCAGGTCCTGAGTCCTTGCTGCATCCCGGGGCCTCAGGGGTTTTGCAGTTGTGACATTTAAGGTAAGCTAGCTCTTGctcaaagaaagaaactgacattTATAAATGACCACTCTTTGTTTTACCTGTGGAACTTTTTCTAGGTAAATAAGGCATGTCCTGGTATCTTGAGATGTGTTCCTGTGTGactgttttgtaaatttttttatttcaaaatataaattttaacttaaatcaCCAACATGTTCAAGTTTTTGTTGTTCTCATTTCTGATATGGTGCCGCTACCTCTagtttaaaaacagttttaaccAAGATCTGGAGCTTGATTTAGAAAGCATGCAGCAGGATTTTGTCATCAAATATTTTGAGGTGGTGGTGAATAGGATAAGCAGAGCTCTCTAATTCCCAGGCCCTGTCACGGGGCCCTGTTCCTAAGACGACCAGGATGCCAGGAAGGACAGCAGGTCTGCAGAGACCACAGTCCCTAAATATGACCAtgtttttgcttgtttccttGCTTTGCGGAATGGTAACAGCATAAAGGACATTTTCCACCACATCCATTTTCAGTGGGGctaagagaaggggaaaaagaactTGGGAGACATGTATGTCAAACCACGAATGTCCCTAGTGGCCACCCTCGGAAAGTGTTCCCTTAAATTAACGTACTTAGAAAAGGAGTATAACAAAGTGCAAACGTGCAGTTTTAAATTCCTTCCAGTGTTTCTATAATGAACATGGAATAGTTTTTAAGTCAGAAAACTAAATTAAAGCTATAGTTCTATAATGGGTTGAGAAAATGAGTCCATTCTAATCTCACTACTATCTAAAGAAGTTTgagatattaaaaaggaaaaag
The DNA window shown above is from Neovison vison isolate M4711 chromosome 11, ASM_NN_V1, whole genome shotgun sequence and carries:
- the CASP3 gene encoding caspase-3, which produces MENSEHTVDAKSIKNSETKILHGSKSVDSGMSLDNSYKMDYPEMGLCIIINNKNFHRSTGMAPRSGTDVDAANLRETFTNLKYEVRNKNDLTCEEILELMDSVSKEDHSKRSSFVCVLLSHGDEGIIFGTNGPVDLKKLTGFFRGDYCRSLTGKPKLFIIQACRGTDLDCGIETDSGAEDDMACQKIPVEADFLYAYSTAPGYYSWRNSKDGSWFIQSLCTMLKLYAHKLEFMHILTRVNRKVATEFESFSLDSAFHGKKQIPCIVSMLTKELYLYH